From a region of the Narcine bancroftii isolate sNarBan1 chromosome 5, sNarBan1.hap1, whole genome shotgun sequence genome:
- the LOC138764582 gene encoding zinc finger protein 420-like isoform X1 yields MNPFLCSVCGKNFKRSSELTKHQWVHTRERSFTCPECQKGFTMLSTLEIHRRVHTGERPFTCPDCSKSFTQTSHLLRHRRVHTGERPFTCSECGKSFSWRSNLTTHQKIHNSHRPFTCPECGKGFTRTSHLLTHQRVHTGERPFVCSDCGKGFTQTSELLTHQRVHTGERPFICSECGKGFTQTSSLRMHQRVHTGERPFTCHECGKGFTQATSLLRHQRVHTRERPFTCPKCGKGFTQTSHLLRHQWIHTGERPFTCPECGKGFTQTFSLRMHQRVHTGERPFICHDCGEGFTQTSNLLIHQRVHTGERPFTCHECGKGFTQTSHLRIHQRGHTRERPFTCPECGKGFTQTSSLRMHQRVHTGEKPFTCPECGKGFTRSYNLLTHQRIHTGERPFACPECGKGFTHSSSLRSHQQIHTGERPFTCFPCGKSFTKASCLLKHQRVHK; encoded by the coding sequence ATGAACCCGTTTCTGTGCTCCGTCTGTGGAAAGAACTTTAAAAGGTCAAGTGAGTTAACGAAACACCAATGGGTCCACACCAGGGAGAGGTCCTTTACCTGCCCTGAGTGCCAAAAGGGCTTCACCATGTTGTCCACCCTCGAGATACACCgacgggtccacaccggggagaggcccttcacttgCCCAGATTGCAGCAAGAGCTTCACCCAGACCTCTCACCTGCTGAGACAccggcgggtccacactggggagaggcccttcacctgctctgAGTGTGGCAAGAGCTTCAGCTGGCGATCAAACTTGACTACTCACCAGAAGATTCACAACAGCCACAGGccattcacctgccctgagtgtgggaagggcttcacccggacctcccacctgctgacccaccagcgggtccacactggggagaggcctttCGTCTGCTCTGACTGTGGCAAGGGGTTCACCCAGACTTCCGaactgctgacccaccagcgggtccacaccggggagaggccgttCATCTGCTCCGAGTGTGGCAAAggcttcacccagacctccaGCCTGCGGatgcaccagcgggtccacactggggagagaccgtTCACCTGCCatgagtgtggcaagggctttaCCCAGGCCACCAGCCTGTTgagacaccagcgggtccacaccagagAGAGACCATTCACCTGCCCCAAGTGTGGCAAAGGCTTCACCCAGACCTCCCACCTGCTGAGGCACCAGTGGATCCATACTGGTGAGAGGCCATTTACCTGCCCAGAgtgcgggaagggcttcacccagacttTCAGCCTGCGGATGCACcaacgggtccacactggggagagaccatTCATCTGCCATGATTGTGGTGAGGGCTTCACCCAGACGTCCAACCTACTTATCCACCAGcgagtccacactggggagagaccgtTCACCTGCCATGAGTGCGgaaagggcttcacccagacctccCACCTGCGGATACACCAGCGGGGCCACACCAGGGAGAGGCCGTTCACTTGCCctgagtgtgggaaggggttcacccAGACCTCCAGCCTGCGGATGcatcagcgggtccacaccggggaaaagccattcacctgccctgagtgtgggaagggcttcaccaGGTCGTacaacctgctgacccaccagcggatcCACACTGGTGAGAGGCCCTTCGCTTGCCCCGAGTGCGGAAAGGGATTCACCCATTCCTCCAGTCTGAGGAGCCACCAGCAGATCCACACTGGTGAGAGGCCCTTCACTTGCTTCCCCTGCGGCAAGAGCTTCACCAAGGCATCGTGCCTATTAAAGCATCAGCGGGTCCACAAGTGA